The Anaerotignum faecicola region AATCTATGGATGATAAGGCGCATCCAAGAGCTTTTGGTACATTTCCGCGTGCGATCAAATATTTTGTGAAAGAGAACCATCTGATGACACTGGAAGCGATGATACGAAAAATGACATCGTTAACTGCTGAGAAAATCAACCTGAAAACAAAGGGATTGGTTAGAGATGGATATGATGCCGATTTAGTTATTTTTGATTATGAAACAATTAACGATACAGCAGACTACATCCATTCCAATGCATTGGCGGATGGTATTGATTATGTAATTGTTGCTGGCGAAGTGGTATATCATGACAAAAAAATGACAGGTGCAAAACCAGGAAAGACTGTCAGATATCAAAGATGATTTTATGATGATAAATTAAAAAGAAGCTTCTGATTATTTGGGAGCATCCCAAAGTTTGTGTAAACCTCCAAACTGATGTAAGATAAAATTACTCAGTTTGGAGGTTATTTTTATGGCAAGAAGAAAAGACAGCCCACAAAAAGCAGCAATGAGAGAAATGATGCGTAACTATCTGAAAAATAATGATATCAGCATCAAAGACAGCATCGATGTAAACAGCATCATGCGTGACATGATGTCTGTCCTTTTGGAAGGTGCTTTGGATGAAGAACTGGACGAAGAATTAGGATATTCCAAGTATGACTACCAAAACAAAGAAACAGACAATAGTAGAAATGAACATTCCAGCAAAACCATGCACACCAGTTATGGAGATATGGATGTGGCGATTCCAAGGAATCGTAACGGTGATTATGAACCACAGTTGATTAAAAAATATCAGAATACCGTAACTCAGGACATGGAAGAAAAAATACTTTCCATGTATGCCAAGGGAATGACAACCGGAGACATTGAATCCCACATGCGTGAATTATACGATATTGATATTTCTGACAGCACAATCAGCAGGATCACAGATAAAATCCTGCCTATTGTAAAAGAATGGCAGGAACGTCCTCTGGAAGAAGTGTATGCTGTAGTATTTATGGATGCAATCCATTATCATGTCCGCAGCGAAGGACGTATTGTAAAACGTGCGGTTTACATTGCTCTTGGTATCGACATGAATGGAAAAAAAGATGTCCTTGGAATGTATGTTGGAGAAAACGAAAGTGCAAAGTTCTGGCTTTCTATCATGAATGGATTAAAAAACAGAGGCGTTGAGGATATCCTGATTGCATGCGTTGATGGTTTAAATGGATTTCCACAGGCAATCGAGGCTGTTTATCCAAAAACAGAGATTCAGCAGTGTATCATTCACCAGATCCGTAATTCAACGAAGTGAGACTATGAGAAAAAGTCTGTAAATAAGATTCTTCTATGATATGTGAGGGTGGTAAGCCTGAAAATCAGGCTTCTCACCCTTGTTTTATATATAACAGTTGTTGAATGGCATGTCAAGAGCAGGCGGTTTTCCGCCCCGCCTTATTCGCCTGTTTATTCGTTACTCCGGGAGGCGTCCTTCGTACATAATACTCAGTTCACCATACACCTGTGCCCAGTTCCGGATCGTACTGGTCCATTTCTTCGTAGCTTCAAACGTGGCAAGATACAGTGCCTTTAAAAGGGCTGTATCGCTTGGAAATACGCTTCTCTGGCGATTCAGTTTCCGATAGGTGGAATTCAGTGATTCTATCGCATTTGTCGTGTAAATGACCTTCCGGACCGTTGCCGAAAATTTGAAAATCTGAGAAATTGCATCCCAGTTATCCTTCCAGCGTTTCATGGAATTCGGATATTTGGGAGTCCATTTTTCGGTCACATGTTCTAATGCTGCCAATGCCTTTTTCTCGTCTGCCGCCTGATAAATCGTTTTCAAATCCGCTGCAAATGCTTTCCTATCCTTGTCAGGGACATATTTCAGAGTGTTTCTTACCTGGTGTACGATACAGCGCTGATATTCGGTCTTAGGGAAGGCAGCATTGATAGCTTCTTTGATTCCTGTAAGACCATCAGCACAAAGAATCAGGATATCTTTCACACCTCTGTTTTTCAGCTCATTCAGTACTGTCAGCCAATATTTGCTGCTCTCATTTTCGCCAACCTGAATGGTCAACACTTCTTTTTTGCCTTCGTGATTGATGCCTAGGATCACATATGCGGCAAGCTTACGGATAACGTTATTATCTTTCACCGAAAAGTGGACGGCATCGATAAAAAGAATCGGATACACTTCTGCCAGAGGTCTGTTCTGCCATTCTTCTATTTCCGGCAAAAGACGATCTGTGATATCAGAAACCATGCCTTCGCTGACTTCAAAACCATAAATATCTTCAATCATCTCAGAAATCTGGCGTGTTGTCATGCCTTTGGCATACATAGAAATGATCTTATCATCGATTGCAGAGATGTCTTTCTGACGTTTCTTGACGATTTTAAGTTCAAATGTACTGTCGCGGTCCTGCGGAACACTCAGTGTGGTTTCGCCATATTTACTGCGAATCTGTTTTTGTTTATATCCATTTCTGGAATTGGGATTTTCAGAGCGTTCATAGGACTCATAACCCAGGTGTTCATCCATTTCAGCTTCCATCATTTCTTTGATGGTATCGCCCAGCAGATCTTTGAGAGCGTCCTGGATATCCTCTGCTGACTGGATATCGTATTCCTGCAGAAGTGCTGCAATAATGTTTTTCTTACCCTCGGACATTCTTTTTCTTCTTGCCATAATTTAAGGCCTCCTCATGATATTTTTATTCTATCATAGAAGGCCTTGTTATTTATGTTTTTACAGAGTTTTTTTCACAGACTCCAATTTGCCCCGGAGCTGTTGGATAAAAAATTTTATGAAAAGCAACTTTGAAAATATTTTTTTCAAAGCCTAAAGGAAACCGCCACAAAAAATTGTGCTTAGCAGCCCATAAGCTAAGGAAAGGTGAGGGCCAGTCCCCCACCTTTTTTTAGCTCTAAGACCGCTCAAAATATTCTCTATAGATATTCTGATAATTATCCACATTGAGCTTTCTATTACGGATATTTTGGAAAATACACCTGTAAATAATTATTGCTACCTATACAGCCACTTTACATTTTCTCGCTTTATCTGCCATCGAGAACCTGTCTTGCCGTCTTTTCATCGAACAAATAACAGAGCTGGGCAACCACTTTTTCCCCTGCATCCTCGTCAATATCTGCATTTTTAACAGCCGTTTCGACAAACGCTTTGATAATATCGTTGAATGCGGAGCTGTCCACCATACGGCAAATATCTTCGGTATCACAGGTGGCAAGGAAGTCATAAATACGAATCTCCTTGTCTGCCGTTTCCTTGTCGATTCTTCCCTGCTTTACCATCTGTCTGTAACTGGCTGCCATTATTTCGTAACCATTCATTCTTTTGCCCTCCTATTATCGCTATTTATCGAATTTGATACTTGACTGCTCTCTTTATGTATATATTATATTGCAATAGATCCACACTCGTCAAACCATTGCTTCTGCCATTTACGGATAGGTTTAGTGTCAAGCCCCGCATCCAATCCTTGTATCTCATGCGAATATCATAAACAGTTCTTCAGATATAATCCTTACCCCTTTTATACAAAGGAATACAGCCCCAAGGCAATTTGCCCCGGAGCTGCTTGGATGAAAAATTTTATGAAAAGCAACCTTGAAAATATTATTTTCAAAGTCTGAAGGAAACTGCCACAAAAAATTGTGCTTAGCAGCCCATAAGCTATTTCTCCTTAAAAGCTGCTACGAGGAGTGCCTCTCATGTGTCATAACTATCTTGGTGGTATGTATCTCCGCACCTTTAGCAATAAAACCTGCACCCGACACAGTTCCCTCTGAGGTTATATTATCAAAAAATACCTGTTCAGGCAATTCGATACTGCTTTTTCTACATAGCACTTTTCATTAGACGACAGCAAAGCCAATAAGATATTTCCCGCTTAATGGCGGATATACTAAGGTGCAACGCTGCTTTCAAAAACAAAAGGAATGAATAATAGACCATTCTGCCAGAATCATTGCTATATAAGTATTTCTTTAGTGACACAAGAATACTGTTGCATACACCAAAGAAATAGCTATTACTCTATTAGACATATAAAATTTTTAATTATCAAAAACGGAGTGATAGGACTTACTCTTTCACTCCGTTTAATTTAGATAACCCTATAAAGCAATGGTAAAAAGCTTACGTTTTAAACTTTTCTTCAGGCTTCATAGCGCTTAAATTTTTTATATTTCTCAATTTATCATGCTCCTTCAGAAGCGTAATATTCAACATATTCCTTAACATCGTAAACTGTAAAATTTCCCGTAGCATAATAAACATATCCATTATAAGTCACAGCACTTGTTCTACGCCCATCAATAAATTTGTTAGTATAGGTTTTGGAATTATATGTGCTATTCAATGTCATCCATGTAGCAGATGTAGCGTCTACTTGATTAAATGTCCAGTATCCATAAGAGTTATCAATAATACCCTCTAAATGGCCTTTCACTGTATTATCATTTAAACCACCTTTATATTTTTTGTCAATAATACAGGATTTCATTCTTGCTTGATTACTGTTTTCCCCACACGGAAACCACTGCGCTTTTTCAAGGCTATCTCCAGTTTCTTCATATTTTTCTTTCACTTTTTGATTGTGTAAAGAAATTTTTTCTAATTCTTCTCTTAAAAATTTTTCAAATTCATCTGGGGTAAGCTGTTTATTCTCTTTTGTTTGATTATTTAACAACTGTGTAGTTTTCCCGTCAATATCATTTGGCATACCTTGTCTTATTTCAAGTCCATACTCGTTGCTTAATTCTTCAATTATTTTATCATAGTATTCCTGACTATATTCATTTTCTTTCTGAGCGGCAAATGTGCTAGTTTCTGCAGTAGCAGCATACGCAGACATCGGAACAGTCAAAATAAATGCAAACACTAAATAAACCAATCTCTTCATGATGTTACCTCCTCGTATAAAATAAATTTATGGAAAACGATAAGAATTTATTGTATACTATTATCAATCCTGTTTGAAACAGATTTTGTGTTGGTCGCACGCTTCTGCATTTTTCATTCAGGATTTTTTTATCACCTCCATTACAGATTTCTTCTTAACCTTCATAAAACCATCCCCTTCCAATTAAATATTAAATAACACTTATATTAGTGGTATTTTTCTTCAATCAAATTAAAATGAACCCAAAGCATTATGAATTATCTATATAAATATCCGCAATAATAACCCACATAAGTTCCACTGGCTGTCTTTTCTCCATACGAATAGGTTAATGTTCCTGTATATGTATACCCATCCTGCTCCATAGATACCTTCAGGCTGGCAGGAGAAGGTGTTTTAGATTTGTATTTGTAATCTTTAATATAAATAGATTTTGTAGCTCTTTGAGTACTATTCGTATTTATATATGGCTCTAATTCCTCATAGGAAAGATCCAGAGCAACAGCTTCATCACTCATCAAGCAAATTTCATCGTCAGACACCTCTATTACCTGTATTTGATCGTTATTGCTATCATTCATTGCAACAGATACTCCTGTTGTAGCAAAAGCTGTTGCAGCACTTGAAAAAATAAACAGGGATGCCAATGTCATTACCAGGGAAGTCTTTTTAAATTTCATAATCATTACAATCCTTTCTTTTAACATACTTTTTTTAATAAAATTATTTGCCAAAATCTTACTTTCGTTCTGCCAAAGTGCCATATTTACAAGCGTTCTGGCGTACATTTCTCTTTTATCCTCATGTAAGATTTGAATGACCTTTTTATCGCAAAAAATCTCTGTATCCTTATCCATATACCAATACAGCAGCCACATACATGGATTGAACCAATGTATACAAACAACAACTACCGATATAATTTTCCACAGATAGTGCATATATTTGATGTGAATACACTCATGCAATAAAATACACTGTAGAGTTTCCTTATCATTTATATTTAAATCTTTAGGCATTATAATAACCGGGTTCAGAAAGCCATAAGATACAGGCGTATCTAAAACAGCAGAAGTCTTTATTTTTATCCTTCTTACAGGAAATTTTATGCTTTCAAAAACTTCTTCCATCCCTAAGTTCTGTATCAAAGCAGAATTTTCTGCAATATCATTACAGTATTTGTGCATTTTTAAAAAATATCTTGCAAAAAATACTGAAATAAAAATTATAAGTACCGTACAAACTATTAACCCTATGGAAATTATCCACTCTGTTTGTTCTCTCTCCGAGAGTGTAAGATTTAAAATTTGCCTTACGCCACCTTCTAATGCTATTTTCGCATTGTAAATACTATAGTTAGATTTAATTGAGAATGGCACTAAGGCTCTGAGCATTGCCAACCACCATAGTCCGCAGAATAATTCTATTGGCAAAAATCTTTTAAAAAGCCCCCTTAAAATAACTGTAAACAATACAATACAACTTGCCGAAAAACTCATATATAAAAAACTCATGGCACACTTCCATTCTTCAGCACATTATTTCTTTAAATCATCTATTACCTGAAACAAGCCTTTAATCTCATCATTTGTCAAATTATCTTTATTTAAATACGCCTTAAAAAAAGCAATTTTGGAAGGATAAGATTTTTCAATCTGTTCAGAAACACTGCTCATTTGTGCTTCTTCTTTTGTGATTAAAGCCTTACAGGTAAATTTCGGTTTTTTCCTTTCAATATAGCCTTTATCAACACATTTCTGAACCACTGTATAAGCAGTTGTTCTTTTCCACCCATCTTCTTTTCCTAAAATTTCCGCAATTTGCCCAGCGGTAAGTTCTCCATGCTCCCATAGAACTTCTAAAACCTTTATTTCCGAATCATAAAACCTCATATAACCAACTCTTTTCCATAAACTTTTTCTCTTTCTTCTCTCTAAAATATCTCTAAATACAGCCCATAAAACTGTCTATTGGTGTAGTCAGATTATATCATTGACTATTGTTATAGTCAATATGGCATATTGCTATATCACCTTTTGTTACATTTTGCCAAAAAATGGCACAAAAAAACGGTTAATTTATAATCAACCGTTTTCTTACTAAGCTATAATTCTTTTCTTGCATCTGTCGCAAAACCACTTCTATATTCACTCCAAATCTATCTACCCCCCTAAAAGCTCCTTGGTCTTTCCGACTAGATATAATGGAATATTGGTAATATTACCGTCCTTTCTATATCCCATTTTTGAAAATCTGACTGCATATTGGGGGTGATTGTCTGCAACATATTTTTTGAAGGTCGGTGCCGATTTATCCTCACCGCCTTTTGTTTCAACAGGAATAATATCCATACCGTACTGTAGCACAAAATCAATTTCCCCATTTCTGCTTGAAAAGTATCTCGGCATTACATCAAACTGCCCCCTAAGCTGCTGCAAAACATAATTTTCCGTCAGCTGGCCTTTGAACTGATAGGTTGACTTTAACAGGATTGCACTGTTATCAATGCCCGCCATCTGCTTTAACAATCCGGTATCAAATAAAAATAATTTAAATTGGTCTAACTTATCAAAGGCAGAGAGCGGATGCTCCAGCTTAGAAACATTATATATCCGGTTTAGCATACCTGCAGAAACAAGCCATTCTATTGCTTCTTCAAAATCTCTGGCTCTTGCCCCTTCTTTCACTGCTCCATACATGAATTTTTCATTTGACTTTGCAAGCTGCGTTACAATACTGCGAAAAACCATAAGGATTCGTCCGCTATTCACCTTACCATTGTGTTTAGAAAAATCGTTTTCGTATACCTCGATCAGTTCACGTTGAATTTGAGCAATTTTAGCCGGGTCTTTATGCTTTAACCAAGAAGAAACACATTCAGGCATTCCCCCTATAATAAGATAATTGTTATAAGCTTCCAACAGTCTATTATGAAAGATTTCTTCTATCTGCTGTTCCTTATGGATATCCTCATAATAAGCAAATAAGGGTGCATCTGTTGCCTCCAAGAACTCCTCAAATGTCAAAGGAAAAATATCTAATAAATTTACCATTCCAACCGGATACGATTTCGGCTTTGCAAGAAGCGTTCCAAGGAGGCTCCCAGCAGCAATAACATGGTACTCATTTGCCTTTTCTTTAAAGTATTTCAGCGCATTTAATGCCTCCGGGCATTCCTGCACCTCATCAAATATAATCAGAGTGTCTTCCGGATATATTTTCTCCCCGGCAATCATTGAAAGCAGCTCGATAATACGCTGCGGATTTTTATTGGTTTCAAAAATTGATTTTAACTCATCTTCTTCATCAAAGTTGAACTATACAAAGCTCTTATAATAGTTTTTACCAAACTCTTTCATCAACCAAGTTTTCCCAACCCGCCTGGCTCCCTTTAAAACCATTGGCTTACGCTCATCGCTCGATTTTCATGCCACTAATTTCCACATAGCTGTTCTTTTCAAAGTATCCCCTCCTTTTTGCTAAGTCTAGCATAACACATTTTTTTCAATGATTTTAATTGTATTTATCACATTTTTTTCGCTATTTATAAGTATAAAAAACACATTTTTCCAACTTTTTCATATCGTAAATATACATTTTATTTGTATACTAATTTACTGTTCCATTAACGTCATACTTTCCAGCAGCAATCTCTCCGGGACCGGCAAGCTTTGGATCAACACAAAAAGCCGGATGTTTTGTCCCATCCTCGTCATACCACCAAGCAGACGAATGAAGAACATTCTTCCCATCGTACTGGATATCGTTGATGTCTTTTCCCTTTACTACTGTGATTTTTCTCGTTACACTACCTTCGCCTGCTGCTTGTGCAGTAAGTGGTGACTGAATAAAAGGCAGTGCAACTACCAGAGCAAGCAAAAGTGCAAGAAATCTTTTCTTTTTTTGCATACTTCTTCACCCTTTCTTTTTTTGCAAATAGAAAAGAGATACGATTTTTCGTATCTCTTTCTTTTAGCTATTAAATTCAGTTTTAAAATAACTTAGTCGGAAAACATAATAACCCAATGAGAACCTTCATGGCCTACGCCTGCATATTTCCATTTTGTATTTAACATATTTTCCTTATGCCCTTTAGTAGAATTCATCCATCCATTAACTGCTGTTTCTGGACTATACCAACTACTAATATTTTCAGAAATTGACTTTGTTTCATAAGAATTATCTACTTCATATACGACTGTTCTAAAATCTTTTCCGTTCGGTCTTGTATGCCCCCATGCTTGTGTAATTTCTTTTGCTCTAATTTGTGCTGCCTTTGCTAATGTAGAATCTAATGCAAGAGAAGAAACACTAACTTTTTCACGTTCCTCGTTAACCAAACGAATTACTTCGTCGGCATAGTTGCTTTCATCCATCTGAGTGGTTTCTTGTTGTTTTTCTTTATCTTTCAAATTTACTTCTTCCGATTCAGTTTGCAATCTTTTTGTATCACCTTCTCGGATATTAGCATATTCCAGCACATCACTGTATTTCGGGAACTGTTCTACAGGCTTTGTTGTAATTTGAACAGTTTGCGATGCACTATCCCATTTAATATCAGAATAAGTGCATTCAGCAATATCTCTGATACCAAGTAAGGTTCTGCCGTTAATTGTAGCAATCGGAACTGTCACAGGAGCTTCTTTGGTTTGATAGGGAGTTTTTCCATCAATACGGCTGCTTCTGGTTTGATGCTCAATATTGATATTGGTTTGATAGCCTGCCCAATAAGTATCAGATTTTTTAACGATATTTTTTAAGACAATATCGTGTTCCTGCTGAAACTGTCCATCTACTACTGTATTACCGTAATAAGTGAACCATTCAACATCCCAGCCCATTTTTTCTGCCACTGCTCTTACCGGAACCATAACACGCCCATTGATATTCACAGGCTGCTGATCACCAAAACTTACTTTTTGGCCATCTACCGTTACAGTGATGTTATCAGCTGCAAAAGCTGTCGGAACAGCACCGAATACCATTGCCGTTGTCAGCAGTGCAGTCACCATTCTTTTCTTCTTCATAGTATCTCCTCCTTGATTTTTTTCAAAGAACCGGTTGATTTCATTTAACCGTATTTTACCATAGCAGAAATACGATTTCATCAAATCGAACACCCCAATTTTTAAAAACCGGAAAATTTATTTCTTTTCCCTATCGTTCTTTTTCATTTTAATCTCTTGATACAAAAAAGAGCAACTGTAGCATCCGCTCTTCTTGTGTTTCCTATTGTATTTCACTATTCCCACTTTGGGACACCGTGTCCCGAAGTACAACTTCTTCTTTTATCAACAAATTCCTCTATCGTAACAAGTCCAACAATGTATATTCCCCTTTTGGCACTTTTGAAATCTCATGATGTTTTTTTATAGCAGCTACAAGCACCATCGGATCAGCAAAGTAGCTTTTGACAAATCTATACGTTTTTACATCTGCCATCCTTAGATCCTCTTTACAGAAATCACTGGGCTTTTTCCGTGATTTCTTATATTCCTTATACTTATTCTCATTATGGATGATCAACATCTCTATTTCTGGAGCAGTTACTACATTTATAACGTCCACTTTGCCAGCATAGGCCTTACTGAGTTTAAAATTTTCGCCTCTTGAATCAAGGATTCTAATAACAGAAATTTTGTCCTTAAATCCCTTTCTCAAATATTTTTCTTCAAATTTTTTGGCTTCTCGACAACGGATTACTTCTTCCTCAATCATCTCTTCTCTATTAAAAATCAAAAGGTTATAATCCAGAAGTATGTCCATGATAGCATTTTCAGCCGAACCTTCACAAATACACGCCTTATAATTTGCTAATTCCATATGCACCTCCTACATAAGTGCTAAGGCAATGCTCTTCTTTAACCGCATATAAGCCTCATATGTCGGAGTTGTTCCCTCAAGGAAACCGCTCTGGTATGCATCACTTTTCTTAATATCGTTTCTTTTCAATATATTTGATAGATTCTCCACCGTAATACCATTACGATTTCTAGTGATAAAAATGCTGTCGTTGCGATCATATTCATCCAGTAACTCTGGATAATGTGTAGAGAAAATAAGTGTGCCACCATTTTTATTCAGTTTACTATCCATGAAGAACCGAATCAATGTTATTACAATTTCTTTATTAAAGTGATTCTCCACTTCATCTATAACCATATACCCGCCGCTTTGTAAGACTTCCTGTGCCAAGGTAAATGTAATCATTCCTTTTACTGTACCGGATGAAAGATAATTATTCAATTCTACCGGATTATTAAGAAGAATTTCCTCCTTATCCTTGAACTTCAAATGGATTAATGTTTTATTTTCATTTTCATCAAAGTGCAGCTTCTCAATCGTCGGATCTAAGAACATAATAACTTCTGACGGAATTTCTTCTGAGAATGTAAGAACATTTTCATTCGTATATTTCAAGAGATTAACAATACACACATGCTCTTTCGCCTTCTTATTTCTGGCAATCATAATACTTACATCATCTGGCAAAAAGTCCTCCTGACTACTTCTAACCATTGCAGGCTCTTTACCTTCAAAAATGAGCATCCCCTTACGGGTAGTCACCTCATCTACGTCTTTTATCCATAAAGATTCTGAAAGGATACTGTAACTCGTTCCTTCCGGCTTGCTTTTTCGGGAAGTAATTATCGTTTCCAATCGGCAGATTTCATTCAACTTTCCAGAAAAGAAATACATATTCAATTTGACCTCTTTTGCATCACCCAATATATCTCTAGTCTCTATATGGTTTATTGGCTCATTATTGATTATATCTAAAGCAAGCAAAATAACCTTCAAAACAGATGTCTTTCCGGATGCATTGATACCTATAAACCCCGTTGCAGAATTCATATAAATATTTGAAAATAATGGATACAAAATATTCTTTTGTTCTTCAGCGACCCTCTGCTGTGCATAAAAAGATAAATCCAGTTTTTCCTTGAATAATGGTAGCCCTTCCGCTGTAATACGAAGAAGTTTCATAGTTACCTCCTGACTTATAAACAGATTTTCCGTTTTTAATCTATATCTATAAGTAGTTTATCACTTAATATAAAATTTATCAACGTATTTTTCGTTTTTATTTTTACATGTTTATCCTATAAATACACAAAAAGCTCCAACATATTCCGAATTCCAAGGGAACAGGTTGAATCTTTATCTTTTCTTTTTGTTGAAGTGCAGTCTAGTAAATAGTTTCTAATCTACCCTCCAATTTTAATATATTAAGTTCGGAAACTGACTTTCAAATTTCTTTATTTCTTTTTTAATTACAACATCCAGTTTATCTTTAGGAAACCCCATCTCCAACCAGATTATATAACGAAACATCCACTCAAGTTTAATTGCATAAAAACCGCATTGTGCTCCGTCAAGCACCCCGTTCTGTTTAGCATTAACATGAAAAACTTTATTTCTTGTTTTTACAATTTTCTGAATCAGAGTCTTTCTTCTTCGATATTCCCTAGAAAAAATCGTTTTTCCATATGTTTCTATAAGAGCCGTCATATAACATGCAAAGGACTTTTTACCACGAATTGACAATTCGAATTTCTCTTTACAATTCTCGCACTGCACTGTTCTGGTTGTATTATTCTCTGATTTTACTATGATTTTCTTCTCTTTCTCTAACCTTTTTCCAAAAGCTTCAAAACACTCTGCCAGCATGGAAATTCGCACATCCGCTGTTAATCCATTCAAACAATTAGCAAATAATGCTACCTGGTTAATTATTCCCAATGAAGATTGTAATTTAAGCCACTTTAAAAAATATCGCTTATATTCTTTATCTGTCAGTTCCAAAGGAATT contains the following coding sequences:
- a CDS encoding IS256 family transposase, producing the protein MARRKRMSEGKKNIIAALLQEYDIQSAEDIQDALKDLLGDTIKEMMEAEMDEHLGYESYERSENPNSRNGYKQKQIRSKYGETTLSVPQDRDSTFELKIVKKRQKDISAIDDKIISMYAKGMTTRQISEMIEDIYGFEVSEGMVSDITDRLLPEIEEWQNRPLAEVYPILFIDAVHFSVKDNNVIRKLAAYVILGINHEGKKEVLTIQVGENESSKYWLTVLNELKNRGVKDILILCADGLTGIKEAINAAFPKTEYQRCIVHQVRNTLKYVPDKDRKAFAADLKTIYQAADEKKALAALEHVTEKWTPKYPNSMKRWKDNWDAISQIFKFSATVRKVIYTTNAIESLNSTYRKLNRQRSVFPSDTALLKALYLATFEATKKWTSTIRNWAQVYGELSIMYEGRLPE
- a CDS encoding M56 family metallopeptidase, with product MSFLYMSFSASCIVLFTVILRGLFKRFLPIELFCGLWWLAMLRALVPFSIKSNYSIYNAKIALEGGVRQILNLTLSEREQTEWIISIGLIVCTVLIIFISVFFARYFLKMHKYCNDIAENSALIQNLGMEEVFESIKFPVRRIKIKTSAVLDTPVSYGFLNPVIIMPKDLNINDKETLQCILLHECIHIKYMHYLWKIISVVVVCIHWFNPCMWLLYWYMDKDTEIFCDKKVIQILHEDKREMYARTLVNMALWQNESKILANNFIKKSMLKERIVMIMKFKKTSLVMTLASLFIFSSAATAFATTGVSVAMNDSNNDQIQVIEVSDDEICLMSDEAVALDLSYEELEPYINTNSTQRATKSIYIKDYKYKSKTPSPASLKVSMEQDGYTYTGTLTYSYGEKTASGTYVGYYCGYLYR
- a CDS encoding BlaI/MecI/CopY family transcriptional regulator; amino-acid sequence: MRFYDSEIKVLEVLWEHGELTAGQIAEILGKEDGWKRTTAYTVVQKCVDKGYIERKKPKFTCKALITKEEAQMSSVSEQIEKSYPSKIAFFKAYLNKDNLTNDEIKGLFQVIDDLKK
- a CDS encoding ATP-binding protein, whose translation is MVNLLDIFPLTFEEFLEATDAPLFAYYEDIHKEQQIEEIFHNRLLEAYNNYLIIGGMPECVSSWLKHKDPAKIAQIQRELIEVYENDFSKHNGKVNSGRILMVFRSIVTQLAKSNEKFMYGAVKEGARARDFEEAIEWLVSAGMLNRIYNVSKLEHPLSAFDKLDQFKLFLFDTGLLKQMAGIDNSAILLKSTYQFKGQLTENYVLQQLRGQFDVMPRYFSSRNGEIDFVLQYGMDIIPVETKGGEDKSAPTFKKYVADNHPQYAVRFSKMGYRKDGNITNIPLYLVGKTKELLGG
- a CDS encoding stalk domain-containing protein, whose amino-acid sequence is MKKKRMVTALLTTAMVFGAVPTAFAADNITVTVDGQKVSFGDQQPVNINGRVMVPVRAVAEKMGWDVEWFTYYGNTVVDGQFQQEHDIVLKNIVKKSDTYWAGYQTNINIEHQTRSSRIDGKTPYQTKEAPVTVPIATINGRTLLGIRDIAECTYSDIKWDSASQTVQITTKPVEQFPKYSDVLEYANIREGDTKRLQTESEEVNLKDKEKQQETTQMDESNYADEVIRLVNEEREKVSVSSLALDSTLAKAAQIRAKEITQAWGHTRPNGKDFRTVVYEVDNSYETKSISENISSWYSPETAVNGWMNSTKGHKENMLNTKWKYAGVGHEGSHWVIMFSD
- a CDS encoding AAA family ATPase encodes the protein MKLLRITAEGLPLFKEKLDLSFYAQQRVAEEQKNILYPLFSNIYMNSATGFIGINASGKTSVLKVILLALDIINNEPINHIETRDILGDAKEVKLNMYFFSGKLNEICRLETIITSRKSKPEGTSYSILSESLWIKDVDEVTTRKGMLIFEGKEPAMVRSSQEDFLPDDVSIMIARNKKAKEHVCIVNLLKYTNENVLTFSEEIPSEVIMFLDPTIEKLHFDENENKTLIHLKFKDKEEILLNNPVELNNYLSSGTVKGMITFTLAQEVLQSGGYMVIDEVENHFNKEIVITLIRFFMDSKLNKNGGTLIFSTHYPELLDEYDRNDSIFITRNRNGITVENLSNILKRNDIKKSDAYQSGFLEGTTPTYEAYMRLKKSIALALM
- a CDS encoding HEPN domain-containing protein, with translation MSLEWRGINSTQICFEKSCFSFKKDHVTYAIEIAVIGNEKKISISVDTPTTFEKIYHYLGDIRRYEYLVDGAFYCMKKCKTDGIDVTNSITDVELPYFFSEKYKHKIPLELTDKEYKRYFLKWLKLQSSLGIINQVALFANCLNGLTADVRISMLAECFEAFGKRLEKEKKIIVKSENNTTRTVQCENCKEKFELSIRGKKSFACYMTALIETYGKTIFSREYRRRKTLIQKIVKTRNKVFHVNAKQNGVLDGAQCGFYAIKLEWMFRYIIWLEMGFPKDKLDVVIKKEIKKFESQFPNLIY